In a single window of the Arachis hypogaea cultivar Tifrunner chromosome 6, arahy.Tifrunner.gnm2.J5K5, whole genome shotgun sequence genome:
- the LOC140173711 gene encoding pentatricopeptide repeat-containing protein At5g25630-like, translating into MARTDVGGCRPSATTFYPVLNILTRQGAIDHAQRVVDFVSTLGVNLDLTGHNYFLVAHCYAGDVAAAARVLKKMEEDGIDADAHTFDALVLGTCKVKKVDGAMMLVRRMVDDGVLILYSTHMFVNRGLLQMLLSAFWDIWCCFYD; encoded by the coding sequence ATGGCACGTACTGATGTCGGAGGCTGCCGCCCCAGTGCGACCACCTTCTACCCCGTCCTGAACATCCTAACGCGACAGGGAGCCATAGACCACGCGCAGCGCGTGGTGGATTTCGTGTCCACGCTTGGCGTGAATCTGGATCTGACGGGACACAACTACTTCCTCGTTGCACACTGCTACGCTGGAGACGTGGCTGCCGCTGCCAGAGTTTTGAAGAAGATGGAGGAAGATGGGATCGATGCGGATGCACATACGTTCGACGCGCTTGTGTTGGGCACGTGTAAGGTTAAAAAGGTGGATGGTGCTATGATGCTAGTGAGAAGGATGGTAGATGATGGAGTTCTTATTTTGTATTCAACACACATGTTTGTAAATAGGGGTTTGTTACAGATGTTACTCTCTGCATTTTGGGATATTTGGTGCTGTTTTTATGATTAA